In Sporosarcina psychrophila, a genomic segment contains:
- a CDS encoding MBL fold metallo-hydrolase → MIKNIFTSLYLIAGLLVFAGCGQSTTQSPIPDNVNGDPELVEEQANEEQNKVVEVEDADSIEQQNLPLSKMKVHYIDVGQADATLIEYNQGDEAFAVLIDTGDWSSTEVVSYLQAHNITDIDIVAITHPHADHIGQLDKIICTFDVSEVWMNGETTNSQVFTSALAAIEDNNVDYYEPEVGDVFDIGPLKVAVLHPKSLSGDTNNNSIAIRLQYGEISFLFTGDSEEEAESEMLSSGANLKADILQVGHHGSKTSTTDSFLKAVQPDIAIYSASVDNQYGHPHIETINRLEKSGVLVYGTDIHGTVIVETDGKTFSVHTNNQGTIKHTPPEVETEVVPTPEPKNETQPVSSASCVNINSASEVEVQRIIHIGPARSQDLIQLRPYQSVDDLSKIKGIGPARITDILTQGIACIGG, encoded by the coding sequence ATGATTAAGAATATATTTACCAGTCTTTATTTAATCGCGGGTTTACTTGTTTTTGCAGGTTGCGGTCAAAGTACAACACAGTCACCTATACCTGATAATGTAAATGGGGATCCCGAATTAGTAGAAGAACAAGCAAACGAAGAACAGAACAAAGTTGTTGAAGTGGAAGATGCAGATTCCATTGAACAGCAAAATCTACCGCTCTCGAAGATGAAAGTTCATTACATAGATGTCGGACAGGCAGACGCCACATTGATTGAATACAACCAGGGTGATGAAGCATTTGCAGTACTCATCGATACCGGAGATTGGAGCTCCACAGAAGTTGTGTCCTATCTTCAAGCCCACAACATAACAGACATCGATATTGTCGCGATTACGCATCCCCATGCAGATCACATTGGGCAACTGGATAAAATCATCTGTACATTTGATGTATCAGAAGTATGGATGAATGGTGAAACTACGAATTCGCAAGTTTTCACGAGTGCACTTGCTGCAATTGAAGACAATAACGTAGATTACTATGAGCCGGAGGTTGGCGATGTATTCGACATTGGGCCGCTAAAGGTTGCAGTACTTCATCCGAAATCGCTGTCAGGCGATACAAATAACAATTCGATTGCGATTCGTTTACAATACGGAGAGATTTCCTTCCTCTTTACTGGTGACAGTGAAGAGGAAGCAGAAAGTGAAATGCTTAGTAGTGGTGCAAACCTAAAGGCAGATATTTTACAAGTTGGTCACCATGGCTCGAAAACATCAACAACCGATAGTTTTCTAAAGGCCGTTCAACCAGATATAGCGATTTATTCGGCAAGTGTTGACAATCAATACGGACATCCGCATATCGAAACGATTAATCGGCTTGAAAAAAGCGGTGTTCTTGTTTATGGAACGGATATTCATGGAACAGTTATTGTCGAAACAGATGGCAAGACTTTTAGCGTCCATACAAATAACCAAGGGACTATAAAGCACACACCACCTGAAGTAGAAACTGAAGTTGTACCTACACCCGAACCAAAAAATGAGACACAGCCAGTTTCAAGTGCCTCATGTGTTAATATCAACTCAGCAAGTGAAGTGGAGGTACAGCGCATTATCCACATCGGTCCCGCCCGTTCACAAGATTTAATCCAACTCCGCCCTTACCAATCAGTTGACGATCTTAGTAAAATAAAAGGCATCGGACCTGCCCGGATTACCGACATTCTCACGCAAGGCATTGCGTGCATAGGAGGATAA
- a CDS encoding AAA family ATPase, translated as MKHVSKFATKIMVLVLLVTGTVASVGWYFFDANKGIAVSFSELEKTIQAQNDQVVSLKETSNGTLYLQTKDEKYVTQVRPESQLVEQLVEKYNISYNYSDQSKFSSLLFGGVFITLLITLIVLHKKGKIGVGASSMKNSASKSTPLPDITLQDIGGLPEEMKEEILQTLSIVKDPKRSAQVGIQPPNGILLYGPPGTGKTLLAQAIAREIGATFFSSSGSAFTELFVGVGASRVRSLFENARKQRPAVIFIDEVDALAGKRKTHGGEEAEKTLTELLVQLDGGNNNDGVLFIAATNRKDMLDEAFLRPGRIDYSFQVPLPDTTGRREIIDIHTRGKLLADEVFAALDTLAESTSGFSGAELSSLFKTASRRAIRDGREQIAKSDLDFAIDRTILGSASRSMNDPETKRRVAIHESGHALVAAVTKPGSVRKATIIPRGQALGYVAPIQKELHLSTYSELLDQVSMILAGGVAERIYLGEHSIGVSGDVQQAKEIIERMVDTGLLQNGFTLTFNKSEKEAKMQILFDEALRKTENLIKEHASEFKQLVDLLMQKETLDGSEIQQIVSRHVVEI; from the coding sequence TTGAAGCATGTTTCGAAGTTTGCAACAAAGATTATGGTTCTCGTCCTCTTAGTCACTGGAACAGTAGCAAGTGTGGGGTGGTACTTCTTTGATGCAAATAAAGGAATCGCAGTATCGTTTTCCGAATTGGAAAAGACAATTCAAGCTCAAAACGATCAAGTTGTATCGCTTAAAGAAACATCGAACGGAACATTATACTTACAGACGAAAGATGAGAAATACGTAACTCAAGTTCGTCCTGAAAGCCAGTTAGTCGAACAATTAGTCGAAAAATATAATATATCATATAACTATTCCGATCAAAGCAAATTTAGTAGTTTATTGTTCGGAGGAGTGTTCATTACGCTGCTCATTACATTAATAGTGCTTCATAAAAAAGGAAAGATTGGCGTAGGTGCCTCTTCTATGAAAAATAGTGCATCTAAATCGACGCCTCTACCCGATATAACATTACAAGATATTGGTGGGCTTCCTGAAGAAATGAAGGAAGAGATTTTACAGACGTTATCTATTGTGAAAGATCCGAAACGGTCGGCCCAAGTAGGTATTCAGCCACCCAACGGAATTCTTTTATATGGTCCACCGGGTACTGGGAAGACTTTACTTGCACAAGCAATTGCGCGCGAAATAGGTGCGACCTTTTTTTCATCCAGCGGGTCAGCGTTCACAGAATTATTTGTTGGTGTAGGTGCTTCCCGTGTACGATCTCTGTTTGAAAATGCAAGAAAGCAACGACCGGCAGTCATATTTATTGATGAAGTCGATGCACTTGCAGGTAAACGGAAAACACATGGTGGGGAAGAAGCGGAAAAAACATTAACGGAACTTCTTGTTCAGCTAGATGGTGGCAATAATAACGACGGTGTGCTATTCATTGCAGCAACGAACCGAAAAGATATGTTAGATGAAGCTTTTCTTCGTCCAGGTCGAATCGATTATTCATTCCAAGTACCCTTACCTGATACGACTGGAAGAAGAGAAATTATTGATATTCACACGAGAGGTAAGCTGTTGGCTGATGAAGTCTTTGCTGCATTAGACACTCTTGCCGAAAGTACATCAGGATTTTCAGGAGCTGAACTGAGTTCTCTCTTTAAAACAGCGAGCAGAAGAGCAATTCGAGATGGACGTGAACAAATTGCTAAGAGTGATCTTGACTTTGCAATTGACCGCACCATTCTTGGAAGCGCCTCCCGTTCGATGAATGACCCGGAGACGAAGAGAAGAGTAGCCATTCATGAATCCGGTCACGCGCTAGTAGCTGCAGTAACAAAGCCTGGTTCAGTAAGGAAAGCAACAATTATTCCACGCGGCCAAGCACTTGGGTATGTAGCACCGATTCAGAAAGAGCTTCACTTGTCTACGTATAGTGAATTATTAGACCAAGTCAGTATGATCCTTGCTGGTGGCGTTGCCGAACGAATATATCTTGGCGAACACAGTATTGGCGTAAGCGGCGATGTTCAACAAGCGAAAGAAATCATCGAGCGCATGGTTGATACAGGTTTATTACAAAACGGCTTCACGCTAACTTTCAATAAAAGCGAGAAAGAAGCGAAGATGCAAATTCTTTTTGATGAAGCACTTCGCAAAACAGAAAACCTCATTAAAGAACACGCGTCAGAATTCAAACAGTTGGTGGATCTATTAATGCAAAAGGAAACACTGGACGGCTCAGAAATACAACAGATTGTTAGCAGGCACGTAGTCGAAATATAA